ccagctgaaaccaggacagaccaTACAAGGCATTGGAAATAGGAAGCaatttcattgatttcagtgcatTTATTCAAATTTGAAAGTACTGACAGTGACAACAAAACAACCGTAACTCtaacaataacaacagcaacagaTAACAGATAGTGTCACATTTTCAGGCTCTAGAACAGGGCCATGTATGCCAGGGAAGGCATTTCTAGCTCCTGTGGTATGGTTCTGGACTTCTGGTGTTTTGAGCTTATCACAGAACCTCCTTTTCCTGAAATGACTATTATACCCATGCTTCTCATTTCAAGTGGTgaatactgcttttaaaatctgaatgtgACAATGGAATGGAACACATACAGAATTgggcatttattttaataagggAAATACTGTATACTGAGCTGGGTTCCAAATGAGAGTTTCACACCCAAACTTCATTCATGAAACTCATGAAAGTTTCATATTTACATCTCCAAAGACCCTTGGACAAATTCAGCAATAATTCTGTGAACATTTTAACAGTTGCATCTTTTGATCACATTATTGCCTGTAAACTTTCTTTACgtcttattttttctccttgaaaagAATATAACTGAAGTCTTTAGTTACATGGTGTaacaatttcagtgaaaaaccGATTGAGGAGGTTTTAAGATGCTACCTAAATTTTAAGGATATTTGTGCCCAGTCAGGTTTCTCCTGCAATCATCAGAGACTTGAGATCTCAGTTCAATTCCACTTCCAAAGTACGATGATCAGCGGTTTGAATTTCCAATGCCCTTTCTTTCAGTGACAAGTGTCTCTCAGAGACATATATTCTTCTTAAGATTTGATTAAATACCTCTTAAATAGTTTacactccttttttttgtgtgtgcaatAAACCTATTGGTGAGGCATGAAAATACTTAAGGgaaagtcattttttttccccagccagaTGTAATTTAGCTTGTTTTAAAAGTGACTGCTactaaatatttacattatttgCCTACAAATTAGTTACTTAAAATCTTCTGCCACCTTGAAATGCTCTCTGTGTGTCAGGGATTGTTTTTGCTCATGGTGAAAACTGGAAGGTGATGCGAAGATTTACTCTCACAACCTTACGAGactttggaatgggaaaaagGGACATTGAGGACCGCATTGTGGAGGAGTACGGGTATCTGGCAGACAGCATCGTGGCACAAGAAGGTGGGTGGATGATTCATTCTTCAAACCTCTAAGGATTTGTTCAAGTACCCAGACGCTTGCCAGTAACCTTCTCACGTTCAGATCTTTTCAAGAAATGTACTTCAGGCTGAATCGATTTGATCAATTTGGCTCCTCTGGCATTTTTGTGTCTTGGCATGGTATTTAACATTGAATAATAATCAATAATAGCAATCAATCATAACAAATAAATAGCAATAATTAGTATTAAATTTACATTTCCAAATTACATCTTTTGCCAcaatgtaatatattttttttgttccttgtaTAGGAAAGCCCTTTGATGGTAGTAAAATGATTAATGCAGCAGTTGCTAACATAATTGTGACAATAATACTTGGAAAACGATTTGATTGCAAAGACTCAAGATTTATGAGACTTATAGATTTGATCAAAGAAAATGTGAGGCTTGCTGGGAAACCTTTGGTTACGGTAATgataaacatttttatgttGCTGTTCTACTGCATGCTATAGGAACATAGTAATACTGGTAGTCAATTGTTtctattaaagagaaaaatctgagacTCTGAGATCTAATAGGTTTACAAGCACTTTCTGGGACAAAACAAAGCTTGAGAGGCAGTCTGGGAATCTTGAAGCTAACAATCAAACTCCCAGTCTTTCAAAAACATACTTAAGCTATAGCTTGAAGAGTGCTAAATctggactggaaaaaaatcagatcatgTAGTGCTCAGCATTCCCCCCCAAAATGGTTCACACACATAAAGTGACCTGGCATAACAGAACACTCTCAGAacacagggcagggagaagctATAGAGTATATGGTCTACCTGTACAAGGAGCTCTAATACGAAATCTATTTTCCCACACTTCTAGTACACTGAAATATCCCAATGAGTAATAAATACTCTCTGATCCTTGCATGCAATGCTGCGGCACAGCAGATTCACTTCTGTTCCTTTaggctttgaaacagaaaaaaaacccccaaaacttagTGGAAGAGCTGGCTGAAACAATAAAAGAAGTTGCTGGCCAACATTTCCATCTCCCTGGTGGCAAGTTGCAGGTGTTTCAGTCTGACATCTACACTACTCCTGCAAAATAGTAACTTGGGGCTGAGAGTTTTCCATGTATTCAGTGGTCTTTGATGGATTTTCTACCATGAATTCATCCAGTCACTTTTTcatattctaaagaaaaaaatattaatgtcaaGTCTTTGCCTTTACGTCTGCAAAATGGGCACAATAttattaatttgtttctgtAGTGTTTTCAGACCTCTGGCTAGTAAATTCTCTCTAATCCACTCTTGTAGATATACAACATCTTCCCACAACTTGGATCCCTCCTAAGGGCTAACAAGATTCTTCTCCAACACAGAGATGAATTCCAAGCGTATCTAGAAGCTACTTTTGTAGAATGTCTCAAAACCCTGGACAAAAATGatcaaagaaattttattgATGCTTTCCTGGTTAAACAGCAGGAGGTAACTGAATCATTTCTTATTTATTCCAACTTTTATGGTTATGTGAAGAAATTTACAATCTGCTTTCAGTCCATATAATTATAGCTATATTTCTTTAGGGAATCTATCTTTGACAAAACACAAATAACGAACTGGTAGAGTTGAACAGATATTTCACTCTGTTGCAGTTCCAACCCCTTTTAATTGGCAAACATTTATCcttatttatgcttttcttcagaCTGTATCAATATATTATTAACAGAGGCTGCATCTTTTTATCTGCTCGCTCTGTTGTCCTAGCCCTTCTGGCTCTTTCAAAACCATAATGCATTACAGAACAAAAGCGCTACCTGGGCTTTACTGGGATCCTTATTCGGGGTCTCTGAAATATCTGAGTTACCTTCTtcacagagaaaacagctcTCTTTGCAGCTGGCCCCAGTAAACGCAGAGATCATGCAAAACATAAAACCTATGCCAACACTGTTCTCCAGGTACAAGCCCAAAGCTGCTCTTTGTCTCTCACACTTTTGTAAAATATAGGATTTATTGCTTAGTAAATGTTTAGCTACGTAAATTGCATTTTCACATGGAAAGCTTTATGTTTTCATCCTCTTTTCTCAACCACTTCTTTCAGGAGAAATCCACTACCAATGGCTATTTCCATAATGACAACTTGCTAAGCTTGATAAGCAATTTGTTTACTGCTGGTATTGAGACAATTTCCACCACACTAAACTGGGGCTTTCTGCTGATGCTAAAGTACCCTGAAATTCAGAGTAAGTGGTTTTATGACAGATGCTGTTACACTCTGTGCATTAGGAACTGAACAGGAGCCTGGAGGGTCAACATATCTGTTAATACACTAAGTTACAAAAAGCCAAGATTTCCAACTAATTGTTGTCTAGGTATCGCTGTGCCCTGTGGTTCAGGCCCAATGAGGGGTACACTAGTCAGCCTACCAGTAGATTATAAAGAGAGTTCATAGGGGCCAGGCCCTTTGCTCAGTAAAATCTCATTAATTAGAGAGAGCTGTCCTGCGTTGGCCGATGAAAATGTTCCAGGTTTCCCTCAGAAACAGGCTGTTGATAAACCAAAGGCCTGTGCAGATGGTAAATGGACTGTACTGAGGCTTTAAATACCTGAGAAGATTCAGGGAATTGCTCTTTGTCTGACATCTCCATTCCAATTTATGGCACAGCGTTGTTAGGAGTCAAGTGGGGTTTTTGAGAAACCTTTTGGTCAGAGCGAGAAACTTTAGGCAGAAGAGAGGGCAGAAAAATATAAGTCTTTAGGTTTCTTGTTGGTAAAGAAATAAACAGTGTAGTTCTGTCCACCTCCtattatttctgaaaggaaaaagagattttGGGAGAATTTATGGTTTTCACTCAAGGTCTTTTATACTTTACATCAGTAAAGGACAGTATGTCTCAGGGATGAGTGAGTCCTTGTCCCTTTCTTATAGTTGATTCTTTCCTCAGGAAAGGTCCAAGAAGAGATAGAGCGAGTGATAGGGTCAAACCCCCCACGGATCAAGCACCGAACTCAGATGCCATATACGGATGCTGTCATCCATGAAATTCAGAGGTTCGCTAATATCCTGCCATTGAATTTGCCTCATGAGACTGTTGCAGATGTCACTCTCAAAGGCTATTTCATTCCCAAGGTGAGATGCCTACAGGAttgtttcttttaacatttcttttttctcagacCTGGTTAATGTGATAAACGTGAACTCCCTAATGAAGTCCCATAACCGCAGTCAGAATAATCTCTTCCTCCAGGCTGACAATCTTGAAGTCTTATTGCCATTACTGCCACCACAATATTTGTCCATGGATTAATTCTAGTCTTACTTTGCAGGGAACCTACATCATCCCTTTATTGGCCTCTGTCCTGCAAGACAAATCGCAATGGGAGAAACCA
This window of the Buteo buteo chromosome 17, bButBut1.hap1.1, whole genome shotgun sequence genome carries:
- the LOC142040760 gene encoding cytochrome P450 2K1-like produces the protein MEWSSCTSIGLVFILTFLSILKMRAFWNNHRGKNFPPGPRALPIIGNLHLFDLKRPYRTYLQLSKLYGPVFSVQMGLRKIVVLSGYETVKEALVNQADAFAERPKIPIFQDLTRGYGIVFAHGENWKVMRRFTLTTLRDFGMGKRDIEDRIVEEYGYLADSIVAQEGKPFDGSKMINAAVANIIVTIILGKRFDCKDSRFMRLIDLIKENVRLAGKPLVTIYNIFPQLGSLLRANKILLQHRDEFQAYLEATFVECLKTLDKNDQRNFIDAFLVKQQEEKSTTNGYFHNDNLLSLISNLFTAGIETISTTLNWGFLLMLKYPEIQRKVQEEIERVIGSNPPRIKHRTQMPYTDAVIHEIQRFANILPLNLPHETVADVTLKGYFIPKGTYIIPLLASVLQDKSQWEKPDMFYPEHFLDANGKFVKKDAFMPFSAGRRICAGETLAKMELFLFFTRLLQKFTFHPPPGVSTSDLDLSPAISFNISPKPYKMCAVTRS